In a single window of the Streptococcus ilei genome:
- a CDS encoding AAA family ATPase codes for MKRELTLKLFGPPKVVFQQKDIRFSFSKMEALFYYLAVSGEVNRDEIAGILWGDKENQVARKNLRNTVYQANKIFEGDVIVSPSRSSLALNPELSFSLDVQLFERDPIRNLHLYQGDFLEGFYVKDDEDFDQWASRKRSAYKQLYIESCYQKIDKEGLGDPGIESLLHHLVELDEFEEKNYQLLMEYYRVHHQLGKFFETYYKLVDLLDRELNVRPSRVIEELYHSVLEAKRTHKQSNRVNVRELPFFGRKQELSQLEEYLSLVEKGEAIGPLLVMGQSGTGKKRLMRQLVLMSNRSFSFVKVEGKVGSRKEEGGIWGDLKASLEKVSEELEVSPLGKADDLPAVRKHLQRLSQEKPLLILLENAQWMDAASFNKVKQLEEKSSGERWQLIVTAEGPLPEFLVTFFGSLKVERRLSQLELTNFDPTESRLLLQGQLGQIEPALIEQMMEWSEGSPFLLSSYIEEWKEKESLEPLPDIIQAYLSQELGDLSSEEESLLHYLSCFHKPISMSILADLTATDLSVLTALLDPLAQRGIISIVEEGEDLLIQFCKQLVAMYFYQLLSPARRRLFHQQIAQKLEETLEDSTDLLFYKEIAYQYKQSQNLLHSLSFELTYLEEILQLEHELFPIYSKGEEGGVSDGKNSHLDIFGELSRLRRELDQLFSRHQKDRDYKYLQLRYLYLEGRYFIRSGEYQKGIHDIQKVISYARELKRLDFLLEGYRQIIYYCIQTENISEMAYYTDLALEDAIQANNHEAIAIQLRLKGLYHLMVGDEEQATRHLYRSIDCFSLTNSMQAKYAIQIAASLAYLAEIEQVRGHFQVAVTHLEEVLRLVGDQSVDSVRVVFEIDLGIAYYWKRDLVQARFYFDRAQKVLSGVRFPWKEELLEFYQSLIACHFGEQEKVATYLARKEGTMKQTTNARDKGMVCYLLAFLAAQKEQGEQLLPALSAFLKEDKDYYKKLAEQHLTPYRDRPFLKRLKDL; via the coding sequence ATGAAGAGAGAACTCACGTTGAAGTTATTTGGACCCCCTAAGGTTGTTTTCCAACAGAAAGACATCCGTTTTTCTTTCTCGAAGATGGAGGCTTTATTTTATTACTTAGCCGTATCGGGCGAGGTCAATCGTGATGAAATTGCTGGTATTTTATGGGGAGACAAGGAAAATCAAGTCGCCCGGAAAAATCTGCGGAATACTGTTTACCAAGCCAATAAAATCTTTGAAGGGGATGTCATCGTCTCTCCCAGTAGGAGTAGTCTAGCTCTGAATCCTGAGCTAAGTTTTTCTTTGGATGTTCAACTCTTTGAAAGAGATCCGATAAGAAATTTACATCTTTATCAGGGAGATTTTCTAGAAGGCTTCTACGTCAAGGATGATGAGGACTTTGATCAGTGGGCTTCTCGCAAACGGAGCGCTTATAAGCAACTCTATATTGAAAGCTGTTATCAAAAGATTGACAAAGAGGGGCTGGGGGATCCTGGTATAGAGTCCTTACTCCACCATTTAGTAGAGCTGGATGAATTTGAAGAAAAGAACTACCAACTCTTGATGGAGTATTATAGAGTCCATCACCAGCTGGGGAAATTTTTTGAGACCTATTACAAGCTGGTTGATTTATTGGATCGTGAGCTGAATGTTCGTCCCAGTCGAGTGATAGAAGAACTGTATCATTCTGTTTTGGAAGCTAAACGCACCCATAAACAGAGCAATCGTGTGAATGTCCGAGAACTCCCTTTCTTTGGTCGCAAACAAGAACTGTCCCAACTAGAAGAATACCTCTCCTTAGTAGAGAAGGGGGAAGCGATTGGCCCTCTCTTAGTCATGGGGCAATCGGGAACAGGCAAGAAACGTTTGATGCGTCAATTGGTCTTGATGTCCAATCGCAGTTTTAGCTTTGTTAAGGTGGAAGGCAAAGTCGGCAGTCGCAAAGAAGAAGGAGGAATCTGGGGTGACCTCAAAGCTTCCCTAGAGAAAGTGAGTGAAGAGCTAGAAGTCTCTCCTCTAGGAAAAGCGGACGATCTCCCTGCTGTCCGGAAGCACCTTCAAAGACTCAGCCAAGAAAAACCTCTCCTGATTCTGCTTGAAAATGCTCAGTGGATGGATGCGGCCTCATTCAATAAAGTAAAGCAATTGGAGGAGAAAAGTAGCGGGGAAAGATGGCAACTGATTGTTACAGCAGAAGGGCCCTTGCCGGAATTCTTGGTCACCTTCTTTGGGAGTTTAAAAGTCGAGAGACGGTTGTCCCAGCTCGAGTTGACCAATTTTGATCCGACGGAAAGTCGATTACTCTTGCAAGGGCAACTGGGGCAGATAGAACCAGCCCTGATCGAGCAAATGATGGAGTGGAGTGAAGGAAGTCCCTTCTTGCTGTCCAGCTATATAGAAGAGTGGAAAGAGAAGGAAAGTTTAGAGCCCTTACCTGATATCATTCAAGCCTATCTGTCTCAAGAGCTGGGTGACTTGAGCAGTGAAGAGGAGTCCCTTCTTCATTATTTGTCTTGTTTTCATAAGCCGATCTCCATGTCTATCTTGGCCGATTTGACAGCTACAGATCTTTCTGTTTTAACTGCATTATTAGATCCTTTAGCTCAAAGAGGAATCATCTCAATAGTGGAGGAAGGGGAGGATCTCTTAATCCAATTTTGCAAGCAATTGGTAGCTATGTACTTCTACCAACTCCTGTCACCAGCTAGACGGCGTCTCTTCCACCAACAAATCGCGCAAAAACTGGAAGAAACCTTAGAAGATTCGACAGACCTGCTTTTCTATAAGGAAATAGCTTACCAATATAAGCAGTCCCAAAATCTCTTGCATTCCTTGTCTTTTGAGCTGACCTACTTGGAAGAAATCCTCCAGCTAGAACATGAACTATTCCCAATATACTCCAAGGGAGAAGAAGGGGGAGTATCCGATGGGAAAAATAGCCATTTGGACATTTTTGGGGAACTCTCTCGTCTTCGTCGAGAACTGGATCAGCTTTTTTCACGACACCAAAAAGATAGAGACTACAAGTATTTGCAACTGCGCTACTTGTATCTAGAGGGGCGCTACTTCATTCGAAGTGGTGAGTACCAAAAGGGGATTCATGATATTCAAAAGGTCATCTCCTATGCGCGGGAACTCAAACGGCTCGACTTTCTTTTAGAAGGGTACCGGCAAATCATTTATTATTGTATTCAAACAGAAAATATTTCTGAAATGGCCTATTACACAGATTTGGCTTTAGAAGATGCGATTCAGGCCAACAACCATGAAGCGATTGCGATTCAGTTACGCTTGAAGGGGTTGTACCATTTGATGGTAGGGGATGAGGAGCAGGCGACCCGACACCTCTATCGCTCCATTGATTGCTTTAGTCTGACCAATAGCATGCAGGCCAAGTATGCCATTCAAATTGCAGCATCTTTAGCCTACCTGGCTGAAATAGAGCAAGTGAGAGGGCATTTTCAAGTAGCTGTCACCCATTTGGAAGAGGTCCTACGCTTGGTGGGAGATCAATCTGTTGATTCAGTCCGAGTGGTGTTTGAAATTGATCTTGGGATTGCCTACTATTGGAAGAGAGATTTGGTCCAAGCCCGCTTCTATTTTGACAGGGCTCAAAAGGTTTTGTCCGGGGTTCGCTTCCCTTGGAAGGAAGAATTGCTCGAATTTTATCAATCCTTAATCGCCTGTCATTTTGGAGAGCAAGAGAAGGTGGCAACTTATCTGGCTCGTAAAGAAGGAACCATGAAGCAAACGACGAATGCGCGAGACAAGGGGATGGTTTGTTATCTCTTAGCCTTCTTGGCGGCCCAGAAGGAGCAAGGAGAGCAATTGCTTCCTGCTTTGAGCGCTTTCTTGAAAGAAGATAAGGACTACTACAAGAAACTGGCAGAGCAACATCTGACTCCGTATAGAGACCGTCCCTTCCTCAAAAGATTAAAAGACCTCTAG
- the hutG gene encoding formimidoylglutamase, which produces MLRDYYPMTYSYYQGSIEDNPYTAKWGMLTKFLDLNDESLTPFEEVTFGILGFKSDKGVYINNGRVGAVESPNAIRTQLAKLPWHWGTNVTVFDVGNIDGPNRSLEDLQESLSQTIKRMLELNIQPIVLGGGHETAYGHYLGLKSSLQPDEQLAVINLDAHFDLRPYDQTGPNSGTGFRQMADHAKKESQDFPYLILGIQEHSNNLFLFNYVAKTPSIDFLTGQDLFRMTHQAILDRIDRFLEKQTAVYLSIDMDCFAVGSAPGVSAIQSLGVDPKLALMLLQHIAASGKLVGFDIVEVSPPHDIDNHTSNLAATFIFYLTQILAQQK; this is translated from the coding sequence GTGCTTAGAGATTATTACCCAATGACTTACAGTTATTACCAAGGCAGTATTGAAGACAATCCCTATACAGCCAAATGGGGAATGCTGACGAAGTTTTTGGATTTGAATGATGAAAGCTTGACTCCTTTTGAAGAAGTCACCTTTGGAATCCTTGGCTTTAAAAGCGATAAAGGAGTCTATATCAATAACGGTCGCGTCGGTGCTGTCGAAAGCCCAAACGCTATTCGAACCCAACTTGCCAAACTTCCTTGGCACTGGGGGACCAATGTCACAGTTTTTGATGTCGGGAATATCGATGGCCCCAATCGCTCTCTTGAAGATTTGCAAGAGAGTCTCTCTCAAACCATCAAACGAATGTTGGAGTTAAATATTCAACCAATCGTCCTTGGGGGAGGTCACGAAACAGCTTACGGCCACTATCTGGGCCTCAAATCCTCCTTGCAACCAGATGAACAATTGGCTGTCATCAATCTAGATGCTCACTTTGACCTGCGTCCCTATGACCAAACAGGTCCCAACTCTGGAACAGGATTTCGCCAAATGGCAGACCATGCAAAAAAAGAGAGCCAAGATTTCCCTTATTTAATCTTGGGCATTCAGGAACATAGCAACAACCTTTTCCTATTTAACTATGTGGCTAAGACACCAAGTATTGATTTCTTAACAGGACAAGACCTCTTCCGGATGACTCATCAAGCAATCCTTGATCGGATTGATCGCTTCTTAGAAAAACAAACAGCAGTCTACCTCTCTATTGATATGGACTGCTTTGCCGTCGGATCTGCCCCTGGCGTCAGCGCCATCCAGTCACTTGGGGTGGATCCAAAACTAGCCCTGATGCTACTCCAACACATTGCAGCCAGTGGTAAATTAGTTGGCTTTGATATCGTGGAAGTCTCCCCTCCTCATGATATTGACAACCACACCTCCAACCTTGCTGCGACCTTCATCTTTTACTTGACCCAAATCTTGGCTCAACAAAAATAG